One genomic segment of Triplophysa rosa linkage group LG22, Trosa_1v2, whole genome shotgun sequence includes these proteins:
- the map6a gene encoding microtubule-associated protein 6 homolog isoform X1 produces MAWPCISRACCMARFWNQLDNADIAVPLVFTKYSDVSEMQHLHLQQPAQKQPHAVPIETQPLHNDHDAVTKGPKGEEIVSGSVMRQDFKHWKVRPEPSCKPRNEYHCPEVPFNNKTQYQKDFKPWPIPKRGDHPWIPKPSPTISAGSDRIHERSKYTNAEMDTGVEKSEIADKVQEKEILSSERKRQAKKVTVASENKSGGDAATTEGKGRAAADALNRQIKQEVTSGSSYRNEFKAYTDVKPVKLIKAKSQYQPPNVKTDLQTSYSATYRGCQAKPEVDDNKALERRRIRTLYHEPYRESSKAERTSLPRSKPKKSTSTSAAPGKPPKKSKEKQVTSVRGLKKKSSENQPESRPTQADKEKSKAINNKLAEAKEVMLKQYHYIQLCQPIRDFGWVQTLKQHLWRCTLPDPSESESGLGRVSDYYSAGTSGGEPLVERPEPRSRGVVRFAPDVKY; encoded by the exons ATGGCATGGCCCTGTATCTCCAGAGCCTGCTGTATGGCTCGGTTCTGGAACCAGCTGGACAATGCCGACATTGCGGTGCCTTTGGTTTTCACCAAGTACTCGGACGTTTCCGAAATGCAGCACCTTCACCTGCAGCAGCCCGCGCAGAAGCAGCCGCACGCGGTGCCCATAGAAACACAGCCGCTTCACAACGATCACGACGCGGTGACCAAAGGACCCAAAGGGGAGGAGATAGTTAGCGGTTCCGTGATGCGCCAGGACTTCAAACACTGGAAAGTTCGTCCCGAGCCCAGCTGTAAGCCCAGGAACGAGTATCACTGTCCCGAGGTTCCTTTTAACAACAAGACCCAGTATCAAAAGGACTTCAAACCCTGGCCTATCCCAAAAAGGGGAGACCATCCGTGGATCCCCAAACCCAGTCCGACCATCTCCGCGGGAAGTGACCGTATCCACGAAAGGTCCAAATACACCAATGCAGAAATGGACACTGGAGTGGAGAAAAGTGAGATTGCAGACAAGGTGCAGGAAAAGGAAATCTTGTCTAGTGAAAGGAAAAGGCAAGCTAAGAAAGTCACCGTGGCTTCCGAAAACAAATCTGGAGGGGATGCCGCCACTACCGAGGGCAAAGGGAGGGCAGCAGCCGATGCCCTCAACCGGCAGATCAAACAGGAAGTTACATCTGGAAGCTCCTACAG GAACGAGTTCAAAGCCTACACAGATGTGAAACCTGTGAAGCTCATCAAGGCTAAGTCTCAGTATCAGCCTCCCAATGTGAAGACTGACCTGCAAACCAGCTACAGCGCCACATACAGGGGTTGCCAGGCCAAACCAGAGGTTGATGACAACAAGGCCCTGGAGAGGAGAAGGATACGCACACTGTACCATGAACCTTACAGAGAGTCCAGTAAG GCGGAAAGAACAAGTCTTCCCCGCTCCAAACCCAAAAAGAGCACTTCCACATCCGCCGCGCCCGGGAAGCCACCGAAGAAGTCCAAGGAGAAGCAGGTGACGTCAGTGCGCGGTTTAAAGAAGAAGAGCTCCGAGAACCAGCCAGAGAGCAGACCGACGCAGGCCGACAAGGAGAAAAGTAAAGCGATCAACAACAAACTGGCTGAGGCGAAAGA GGTTATGCTAAAACAGTACCACTACATTCAGCTCTGTCAGCCCATCCGAGATTTTGGTTGGGTGCAGACACTAAAGCAACATCTGTGGCGCTGTACCCTGCCCGATCCAAG TGAATCTGAGTCTGGGCTCGGACGAGTCAGCGATTATTATTCCGCGGGTACCTCTGGAGGAGAACCACTGGTGGAACGACCAGAACCACGGAGCCGGGGAGTAGTTCGATTTGCTCCGGATGTCAAGTACTGA
- the map6a gene encoding microtubule-associated protein 6 isoform X2 — translation MAWPCISRACCMARFWNQLDNADIAVPLVFTKYSDVSEMQHLHLQQPAQKQPHAVPIETQPLHNDHDAVTKGPKGEEIVSGSVMRQDFKHWKVRPEPSCKPRNEYHCPEVPFNNKTQYQKDFKPWPIPKRGDHPWIPKPSPTISAGSDRIHERSKYTNAEMDTGVEKSEIADKVQEKEILSSERKRQAKKVTVASENKSGGDAATTEGKGRAAADALNRQIKQEVTSGSSYRNEFKAYTDVKPVKLIKAKSQYQPPNVKTDLQTSYSATYRGCQAKPEVDDNKALERRRIRTLYHEPYRESSKAERTSLPRSKPKKSTSTSAAPGKPPKKSKEKQVTSVRGLKKKSSENQPESRPTQADKEKSKAINNKLAEAKDESESGLGRVSDYYSAGTSGGEPLVERPEPRSRGVVRFAPDVKY, via the exons ATGGCATGGCCCTGTATCTCCAGAGCCTGCTGTATGGCTCGGTTCTGGAACCAGCTGGACAATGCCGACATTGCGGTGCCTTTGGTTTTCACCAAGTACTCGGACGTTTCCGAAATGCAGCACCTTCACCTGCAGCAGCCCGCGCAGAAGCAGCCGCACGCGGTGCCCATAGAAACACAGCCGCTTCACAACGATCACGACGCGGTGACCAAAGGACCCAAAGGGGAGGAGATAGTTAGCGGTTCCGTGATGCGCCAGGACTTCAAACACTGGAAAGTTCGTCCCGAGCCCAGCTGTAAGCCCAGGAACGAGTATCACTGTCCCGAGGTTCCTTTTAACAACAAGACCCAGTATCAAAAGGACTTCAAACCCTGGCCTATCCCAAAAAGGGGAGACCATCCGTGGATCCCCAAACCCAGTCCGACCATCTCCGCGGGAAGTGACCGTATCCACGAAAGGTCCAAATACACCAATGCAGAAATGGACACTGGAGTGGAGAAAAGTGAGATTGCAGACAAGGTGCAGGAAAAGGAAATCTTGTCTAGTGAAAGGAAAAGGCAAGCTAAGAAAGTCACCGTGGCTTCCGAAAACAAATCTGGAGGGGATGCCGCCACTACCGAGGGCAAAGGGAGGGCAGCAGCCGATGCCCTCAACCGGCAGATCAAACAGGAAGTTACATCTGGAAGCTCCTACAG GAACGAGTTCAAAGCCTACACAGATGTGAAACCTGTGAAGCTCATCAAGGCTAAGTCTCAGTATCAGCCTCCCAATGTGAAGACTGACCTGCAAACCAGCTACAGCGCCACATACAGGGGTTGCCAGGCCAAACCAGAGGTTGATGACAACAAGGCCCTGGAGAGGAGAAGGATACGCACACTGTACCATGAACCTTACAGAGAGTCCAGTAAG GCGGAAAGAACAAGTCTTCCCCGCTCCAAACCCAAAAAGAGCACTTCCACATCCGCCGCGCCCGGGAAGCCACCGAAGAAGTCCAAGGAGAAGCAGGTGACGTCAGTGCGCGGTTTAAAGAAGAAGAGCTCCGAGAACCAGCCAGAGAGCAGACCGACGCAGGCCGACAAGGAGAAAAGTAAAGCGATCAACAACAAACTGGCTGAGGCGAAAGA TGAATCTGAGTCTGGGCTCGGACGAGTCAGCGATTATTATTCCGCGGGTACCTCTGGAGGAGAACCACTGGTGGAACGACCAGAACCACGGAGCCGGGGAGTAGTTCGATTTGCTCCGGATGTCAAGTACTGA